TACACCGTATACAGGTCTGATAAACGGGCTGCTTCACCAGATTGGGGTGCTTCCGGCTTCGCAGGAGCTGCAGTGGCTGCAGAGCCCCAGCCTGGTGTGGGTTACCGTCTCGGTTATGACGGTCTGGTGGACCATCGGCTTTCCGATGCTGCTGTATCTGTCGGCACTGCAGGATATCTCGCCGGATGTGTATGAGGCGGCGTCCATCGACGGCGCGAGCCGCTTCCAGCAGCTCATTCATCTGGAACTGCCGCTGCTGAAGCCGACCACCTGGCTGGTAGGACTTCTGCAGATGATTGCCTGCTTCAAGGTTTTCGGACAGATCCAGCTGATCACCGGAGGAGGACCGGCGGGCTCCACGCGCCCTCTGATCCAGTATATTTATGAGACGGCATTTAAAAAGAACAATCTGGGATATGCGGCGGCAATGTCCTATGTACTGTTTGGTATCCTGCTGATACTGTCCATCGGACAGCAGATTCTTCAGAGAAGGAGTGAGGACTGATATGGCGAAAGTGAAAGTAAAAAGCAGAAAAAGGAAATCTGTCGGGTACTGGGCGCTGAACGTGGTTTCGATTTTTCTGGCGGCTGTTTTTATTGGTCCGATACTCTGGGCGCTGGCGGTTTCCTTCCAGCATGAGGGAAAGGCGATCAACAGTGTGCTGGACTGGTTTACCGGTCCGTACACGCTGGAAAACTATCCGCATATTATTTTTAATTCATCCGTACCGACCTGGCTGATAAACAGTGTGATTATTGCGGTGATTGTAACGGCTCTGACGGTGATTTTCTGCGCTATGGCGGCTTATGCAATCGCAAAGATCCCCTTTAAGGGAAGCGGTATTTTCTTCATGTATTTTCTGATTGGTCTGATGGTGCCGACAGAAGCGACGATTGTTCCGCTGTTTATCACCGTAAATGGAATGAATCTGATTGACACTTATGCAGGGCTGATTCTTCCGTCGATTGCCGGCTCCATGAACCTGATTATCATGGTAACGTTTTTCAGGAATCTGCCCAATGAGCTTCTGGAGGCGGTGCGCATTGACGGCGGCGGAGAGCTGACGATTTTTTTCCGCATTGTCCTGCCGCTGTCGAAAACCATTATTGCCACCGTATGCATTTTCGCATTTGTGGGAAGCTGGAACAATTACCTCTGGCCTCTGCTCTGCGCAATGAGTGACAGTCTGTTTACGCTTCCGGTCGGCATACCGACCTTTGCGAGCACCTACACGGTTGATTATGTAGCGCCTCTGACGGCGGCGATGGTGGCTTCCCTGCCGATGATTATTATCTATATTATCTTTGAAAAGCAGATTGTCGCGGGCATTACCTCCGGCGCGGTAAAAGGCTGATGCCTGCAAAGAAGCGCGGAGAATAAGAAATACGAAATAAGTTGATGGAGGATAAACACACAATGAAATGTTACGTAAAAGATTATCCAAGACCACAGTTTGTAAGAAGTAACTGGGAAAATTTAAACGGTACCTGGGAGTTTCGCTTTGATGATGAAA
This is a stretch of genomic DNA from Marvinbryantia formatexigens DSM 14469. It encodes these proteins:
- a CDS encoding carbohydrate ABC transporter permease — protein: MAKVKVKSRKRKSVGYWALNVVSIFLAAVFIGPILWALAVSFQHEGKAINSVLDWFTGPYTLENYPHIIFNSSVPTWLINSVIIAVIVTALTVIFCAMAAYAIAKIPFKGSGIFFMYFLIGLMVPTEATIVPLFITVNGMNLIDTYAGLILPSIAGSMNLIIMVTFFRNLPNELLEAVRIDGGGELTIFFRIVLPLSKTIIATVCIFAFVGSWNNYLWPLLCAMSDSLFTLPVGIPTFASTYTVDYVAPLTAAMVASLPMIIIYIIFEKQIVAGITSGAVKG
- a CDS encoding carbohydrate ABC transporter permease, translated to MSKARKRKTLLIALAFMLPFFVLYTVFTIWPVIQGFYVSLHKWGLMGKQSFLGFDNYVKFTGDKNFWAALWHTTFFTLITTPMLVIVSMALAMLANRPTKLKKGLRIIFYLPSVLSVSVAAFIAKFAFTPYTGLINGLLHQIGVLPASQELQWLQSPSLVWVTVSVMTVWWTIGFPMLLYLSALQDISPDVYEAASIDGASRFQQLIHLELPLLKPTTWLVGLLQMIACFKVFGQIQLITGGGPAGSTRPLIQYIYETAFKKNNLGYAAAMSYVLFGILLILSIGQQILQRRSED